The following are encoded together in the Pedobacter sp. D749 genome:
- a CDS encoding efflux RND transporter permease subunit: MNLIRFALRKPISILVLVAGLFFFGIGAINQIKVDILPQMNLPVIYIAHPFGGYTPDQMEAYFGKQYVNILLFANGIKSIETKNTQGLMLMKLTYYEGTNMAQAAAELSALSTRAQAIFPPGSQPPFVIRFDASSLPVGQLVLSSPIRTNNELQDLANTYVRPSFSAIPGLLSPAPFGGSPRTIEINVNPSLLRSHNLTVDQVVEAIRLNNQTAPSGNVRIGDKNYITPTNYTIKKVKDFENIPLFKGSVQNLQLRDVATVKDGADLVAGYALINGKRSVYLSIAKSGDASTWDVVKNLKKNLPNIQNTLPEDVKLSYEFDQSVYVINAVKSLISEGAIGAILTGLMVLLFLGDKRAALIVILTIPTSIIAGVLFLKLFGQTINIMTLSGLALAIGILVDESTVTIENIHQHFDMGKPKALAIWDACKEIAFPKLLILFCILAVFAPAFTMTGIPGALFLPLALAIGFSMVVSFLLSQTFVPIMANWLMVAHPKKGSKHHPDITQDEADFAATGITLESEKDTLNQKRVLVEREDFNGNGKIGFFDKFRNRFMRFLDRILPYRKSVVLVYLVVIIGLAALLLANIGRDVLPRVNSSQFQLRLRAPDGTRLERTEEKANVVLAELKKMVGKEHMGISSVYVGQHPAQFSVNPIYQFMAGPHEAVFQVSLKDFEEDMDDFKDQFREKIKKVLPDVKLSFEPIELTDKVLSQGSPTPVEVRIAGKNKKLNEKYANKILAELKEIPYMRDVQLAQPIKYPSLNIDIDRTRAAQIGVDMADISRSLIASTSSSRYTDKNVWLDEKASLPYSVQVQVPLNQMTSKDDIGEIPLLKNSARPVLSDVAKITPDTTAGENDNIGAMPFLSVTANLYHTDLGTASKDVEKAIKDVGELPRGLNVTAIGLSKVLTDTLGSLQSGLFVAIVVIFLMLAANFQSFKVPLVILATVPAVILGSLLLLTVTGSTLNLQSYMGIIMSVGVSIANAVLLITNAEQLRKHNGNALESAREAAALRLRPIIMTSIAMIAGMLPMAIGHGEGGGAVSPLGRAVIGGLLASTFAVLIILPLVFAWVQGKQTTNSMSLDPEDEESIHYIKGLPENE, translated from the coding sequence ATGAATTTAATACGTTTCGCACTCCGCAAACCCATATCCATCTTAGTTTTAGTGGCTGGACTGTTCTTTTTCGGTATTGGTGCTATCAATCAGATCAAGGTTGATATCCTTCCGCAAATGAACCTTCCGGTAATTTATATTGCCCACCCCTTTGGTGGTTACACACCCGACCAGATGGAGGCTTATTTCGGCAAGCAATATGTTAACATCCTGCTTTTTGCAAATGGTATCAAAAGTATCGAAACCAAAAATACACAGGGTTTAATGTTGATGAAATTAACCTATTACGAAGGTACCAACATGGCACAGGCAGCAGCAGAATTAAGTGCCCTATCTACAAGAGCCCAGGCCATTTTCCCGCCAGGTTCGCAACCCCCGTTTGTGATCCGTTTTGATGCTTCGTCGCTTCCGGTTGGGCAATTGGTATTAAGCAGCCCTATCCGTACCAACAACGAATTGCAGGATCTGGCCAATACTTATGTACGCCCTAGTTTTTCCGCTATACCGGGTTTGCTTTCTCCTGCCCCTTTTGGCGGTAGTCCGAGAACGATAGAAATCAATGTAAATCCCTCCCTTTTGCGCTCCCATAACCTAACGGTAGACCAGGTGGTTGAAGCCATTAGGCTAAATAACCAGACTGCACCTTCAGGAAATGTAAGGATTGGCGATAAAAACTACATCACACCAACCAATTATACGATTAAAAAGGTTAAAGATTTTGAGAACATTCCTTTATTTAAAGGCAGCGTACAAAATTTGCAGCTTCGCGATGTAGCAACCGTTAAAGACGGAGCCGATTTAGTGGCAGGTTATGCCTTAATCAACGGTAAACGTTCGGTATATTTAAGTATTGCCAAATCCGGCGATGCCTCCACCTGGGATGTGGTTAAAAACTTAAAGAAAAACTTGCCGAACATCCAAAATACCTTGCCAGAGGATGTTAAACTTTCTTACGAGTTCGACCAGTCTGTTTATGTAATCAATGCGGTAAAAAGTCTGATCAGCGAAGGTGCAATCGGTGCAATATTAACAGGACTGATGGTTTTACTTTTCCTGGGCGATAAACGTGCGGCATTGATTGTAATCCTCACCATCCCCACATCCATTATTGCTGGTGTTTTGTTCCTGAAATTATTCGGACAAACGATCAACATTATGACGCTTAGCGGATTGGCTTTGGCCATTGGTATTTTGGTAGATGAATCAACGGTAACCATAGAAAATATCCACCAGCATTTTGATATGGGCAAACCAAAGGCCCTGGCCATTTGGGATGCCTGTAAAGAAATCGCCTTCCCTAAACTGTTAATCCTGTTTTGTATCCTTGCCGTATTTGCACCGGCTTTTACCATGACTGGGATCCCGGGGGCATTATTCTTACCGTTGGCATTGGCAATTGGTTTTTCGATGGTGGTTTCATTCCTGTTATCGCAAACTTTCGTACCGATTATGGCCAACTGGCTGATGGTTGCACATCCTAAAAAAGGCAGTAAACATCACCCTGACATTACGCAGGATGAAGCTGATTTTGCAGCAACCGGCATTACACTTGAATCGGAAAAAGATACCCTGAACCAGAAAAGAGTGCTGGTTGAACGTGAAGATTTTAATGGCAATGGTAAAATTGGTTTCTTCGATAAGTTCCGGAACCGTTTTATGCGCTTCCTTGACCGGATACTGCCTTACCGAAAATCTGTTGTTTTGGTTTATTTGGTGGTGATTATTGGTCTGGCCGCGTTGTTACTGGCTAATATTGGCCGCGATGTTTTGCCAAGAGTGAACTCAAGTCAGTTCCAGTTGCGTTTACGCGCACCCGATGGAACACGTTTAGAACGTACCGAAGAAAAAGCAAATGTGGTATTAGCTGAGCTGAAAAAAATGGTTGGCAAAGAACATATGGGCATTTCTTCCGTTTACGTTGGTCAACACCCTGCACAGTTTTCAGTAAATCCGATCTACCAGTTTATGGCAGGTCCACACGAAGCTGTTTTCCAGGTGAGTTTAAAAGACTTTGAAGAAGATATGGACGATTTTAAGGATCAGTTCAGAGAGAAAATCAAAAAAGTGCTGCCTGATGTTAAACTTTCTTTCGAGCCGATAGAGTTAACGGATAAAGTATTGAGTCAAGGCTCTCCTACCCCTGTTGAAGTGCGTATTGCAGGCAAAAACAAAAAGCTAAATGAAAAATATGCAAATAAAATCCTGGCAGAACTGAAGGAAATCCCTTACATGCGCGATGTTCAGTTAGCACAACCGATTAAATATCCATCCTTAAATATCGATATCGACAGAACCCGTGCAGCACAGATCGGGGTTGATATGGCCGACATTTCGAGGTCGTTAATTGCCTCAACTTCATCATCGCGTTATACGGATAAAAATGTCTGGCTAGATGAAAAGGCATCTTTACCTTATAGTGTGCAGGTTCAGGTACCGCTGAATCAAATGACCAGTAAAGATGATATCGGCGAAATTCCTTTATTGAAAAATTCAGCACGACCAGTATTGAGCGATGTTGCAAAAATTACGCCTGATACTACGGCAGGCGAAAACGACAACATTGGTGCTATGCCTTTTTTATCGGTAACAGCAAACCTTTACCATACCGACCTGGGTACGGCATCAAAAGATGTGGAAAAGGCCATTAAGGACGTTGGCGAACTGCCAAGGGGATTAAATGTGACCGCAATTGGTTTGAGTAAAGTATTAACAGACACTTTAGGCAGCTTACAATCGGGTTTATTTGTAGCCATTGTGGTAATTTTCCTGATGCTGGCCGCTAATTTCCAGTCTTTTAAAGTTCCATTGGTTATTTTAGCCACGGTACCGGCCGTTATTTTAGGCTCATTATTGTTATTAACTGTTACCGGATCAACCTTAAACCTGCAATCGTACATGGGGATTATCATGTCGGTGGGCGTATCTATTGCCAATGCGGTATTGCTTATCACCAATGCAGAGCAACTACGAAAGCATAATGGCAATGCACTCGAATCGGCACGCGAAGCCGCGGCATTACGTTTACGACCAATCATCATGACGAGTATCGCAATGATTGCAGGGATGTTGCCAATGGCTATCGGTCATGGTGAAGGCGGAGGAGCCGTTTCGCCGCTGGGCAGGGCAGTTATTGGTGGTTTATTGGCCTCAACATTCGCCGTACTCATTATATTGCCATTGGTATTTGCATGGGTTCAGGGAAAACAGACAACCAACTCGATGTCGCTTGATCCGGAAGACGAAGAAAGCATCCATTACATTAAAGGTTTACCAGAAAACGAATAA
- a CDS encoding TolC family protein yields MPRISLFYSSLLFFISSSIGASAQMLSLKQAVNTAITNYGTIKAKDNYANASKSSIQQAKREYLPNFSLSAQQDYGTINGQNGPQYGLGGLGTASSGPALDKQNWNAAFGGLYLANVNWDFFTFGKIRERIKIADAAYQRDKNDLEQEKFQQEIRVSAAYLNLLAAQRLTKSQQKNLDRAVTFKNTAVIRAKNGLIAGVDSSFAKAEVSNARIALTKAKDLEQEQANRLGVLMGLTATSYELDTASITRIPGNLLEDTVIKSSHPLLKFYQNRVDVSQQQVNYFRKLYYPTFTLFGVMQGRGSGFSPGYALDQTAYSTSYADGINPTRGNYLIGIGMTWNLSTLLKNRPQVRAQEYISQGLKEEYNLVDQQLKAQLALAETKLTNALANYREAPVQVKAASDAYLQKSILYKNGLTTLVDLTQALFTLNRAETDRDIAFTNVWQALLLKSAALGNYDIFINEF; encoded by the coding sequence ATGCCACGCATATCTTTATTTTATTCTTCACTATTATTTTTTATTAGTTCCTCTATCGGTGCAAGCGCTCAAATGCTAAGTTTAAAGCAAGCAGTAAACACTGCAATTACCAATTACGGGACCATTAAGGCCAAAGATAATTATGCCAATGCGTCAAAATCATCGATTCAACAGGCCAAAAGAGAGTATCTACCCAACTTCAGTTTAAGCGCCCAACAAGATTATGGTACCATTAACGGTCAAAACGGACCGCAATATGGTCTCGGTGGTTTGGGAACCGCTTCCTCTGGTCCTGCTTTAGACAAACAAAACTGGAATGCCGCGTTTGGCGGACTCTACCTGGCCAACGTAAACTGGGATTTTTTCACTTTTGGAAAAATCAGGGAACGTATTAAAATTGCAGACGCCGCTTACCAAAGAGACAAAAATGACCTGGAACAGGAAAAATTCCAACAGGAAATCCGTGTTTCTGCCGCTTATTTAAATTTACTGGCTGCGCAAAGGTTAACAAAATCGCAACAGAAAAATCTTGATCGCGCTGTTACCTTTAAAAATACAGCCGTAATCAGGGCTAAAAACGGATTAATTGCGGGAGTTGATTCTTCTTTCGCAAAAGCCGAAGTTTCTAATGCCAGAATCGCGCTAACTAAAGCTAAAGATCTGGAACAGGAACAAGCCAACCGTTTAGGCGTTTTAATGGGATTAACCGCAACCTCATACGAACTAGACACTGCTTCAATTACACGTATCCCTGGCAATCTGCTCGAAGATACAGTGATCAAAAGCTCACATCCATTGTTAAAGTTTTACCAAAACCGTGTTGATGTTAGCCAGCAACAGGTTAATTATTTCAGAAAATTATATTACCCAACGTTTACCTTATTCGGTGTGATGCAAGGCCGTGGTTCCGGTTTCAGCCCAGGCTATGCTTTAGATCAGACTGCCTATTCTACCAGTTATGCCGATGGTATAAATCCCACCCGCGGAAACTATTTGATTGGCATAGGAATGACCTGGAACCTGTCAACCTTACTTAAAAACCGTCCGCAGGTACGCGCACAGGAATACATTAGTCAGGGCTTAAAAGAAGAATATAACCTTGTTGATCAACAGTTGAAAGCACAGCTTGCCCTTGCCGAAACTAAATTAACCAATGCTTTGGCCAATTACAGGGAAGCACCTGTTCAGGTAAAAGCGGCATCTGACGCCTATCTGCAAAAGAGCATTTTGTATAAAAACGGGCTCACCACACTCGTCGACCTTACACAGGCCCTTTTTACCTTAAACCGCGCCGAAACCGATCGGGATATTGCCTTTACCAATGTTTGGCAGGCCCTGCTGTTAAAATCGGCTGCTTTGGGCAATTACGACATATTTATCAACGAATTTTAA
- a CDS encoding SRPBCC family protein: MENKTSITVETTVNATVEKVWEFWNNPDHITKWAFASPDWHTPYSENDLKVGGKFKSTMAAKDGSMSFDFGGTYTTVDQHKKIEYTMEDGRTVSITFDALSEQTRITETFDAESTNPIEMQHGGWQAILDNFKSYTAE; this comes from the coding sequence ATGGAAAATAAAACATCGATCACCGTAGAAACGACAGTAAATGCAACAGTAGAAAAAGTTTGGGAATTTTGGAATAATCCAGACCACATTACTAAATGGGCCTTTGCCTCACCAGATTGGCATACCCCTTATTCGGAAAACGATTTAAAAGTTGGCGGTAAATTTAAAAGTACCATGGCAGCAAAAGATGGCAGTATGAGTTTTGATTTCGGCGGCACCTATACTACGGTCGATCAGCATAAAAAAATCGAATATACCATGGAGGATGGTAGAACCGTAAGCATTACTTTTGATGCATTGAGCGAACAAACCAGGATAACCGAAACTTTCGATGCCGAATCGACCAACCCCATCGAAATGCAACATGGCGGATGGCAGGCCATTCTGGATAATTTTAAAAGTTATACAGCGGAATAA
- a CDS encoding protease has protein sequence MKNIKLIIPVLLVLFSACSEATRNTTTSKSDSIPQSTSNKTDSLEVKLKINGNVATGDSLLLRFVVHNNTDSTKSFCIWHTPFEPLMSSYLSITNEKGEEAQYKGAMAKRVMPPPASSYTKVNPGDSLVANADLLKAYDLKKGSSYKAVYTGGNMSGLVSRDTVTFIYTDLH, from the coding sequence ATGAAAAACATTAAATTAATTATCCCGGTACTCTTGGTACTGTTTTCTGCCTGCAGCGAGGCCACCAGAAATACCACAACAAGTAAAAGCGATAGTATTCCTCAAAGCACTTCCAATAAAACCGATTCGCTTGAGGTTAAATTAAAAATAAATGGCAATGTAGCTACCGGCGATTCACTGCTGCTGAGATTTGTAGTACATAACAATACCGATAGCACTAAAAGTTTCTGTATCTGGCATACGCCCTTCGAGCCTTTAATGAGCAGCTATTTAAGCATTACCAATGAAAAAGGAGAAGAAGCGCAATACAAAGGTGCAATGGCCAAAAGAGTAATGCCACCTCCGGCCTCTAGTTATACAAAGGTAAATCCAGGTGATAGCCTTGTTGCAAATGCCGATTTACTTAAAGCCTACGATCTAAAAAAAGGATCAAGCTATAAAGCAGTTTACACAGGCGGAAATATGAGCGGCCTGGTATCAAGAGACACGGTTACTTTTATTTATACGGATTTGCACTAA
- a CDS encoding AI-2E family transporter, whose amino-acid sequence MLKTYPFYIKAPVILLGLVITVFIMSVLRDILVPLAFAALIAILLNPLTNRFERKMPKIVSIILSMLIGLLVVVAVLYFLSSQVAHFFDDLDSIKQKLSQLLEQIRAWLQGTFGISTQKQTQMLNDAANGSKALIGQTLNGLLGVLSVVFLIPVYTFLILLYKTLILNFIYEVFSEENKQKVAEILGETKAAIQSYIVGLLIETSIVAIMNSAALLILGVPNAILIGVIGAILNLLPYIGGIIAIALPVLMATLTKDGFTTQLLIIGAYALIQFIDNNILVPRIVSSKVQINALISIVIVLMGAALWGIPGMFLSIPFIAVMKIIFDRIDGLKPWGKLLGDNIPTEHMGQVKRFRRKKKLAAD is encoded by the coding sequence ATGCTTAAAACCTACCCATTTTATATTAAAGCGCCTGTAATTCTTTTAGGATTAGTAATTACGGTATTTATAATGAGTGTGCTGAGAGATATTCTTGTGCCGCTTGCTTTTGCCGCCCTGATTGCCATATTACTCAACCCATTAACCAATCGTTTCGAAAGAAAAATGCCCAAAATAGTCAGTATTATACTTTCTATGCTCATCGGTTTGCTGGTGGTGGTTGCCGTACTCTATTTTTTGTCATCACAGGTAGCGCACTTTTTTGATGACCTGGATAGCATTAAACAAAAATTATCGCAGTTGCTTGAGCAAATAAGGGCTTGGTTACAAGGTACCTTCGGCATTTCAACACAAAAGCAGACGCAAATGCTTAATGATGCAGCCAATGGCAGTAAAGCCTTAATTGGCCAGACACTTAATGGCTTGTTGGGGGTTTTAAGTGTGGTTTTCCTGATCCCGGTTTATACTTTTCTAATTTTATTATACAAAACGCTCATTTTAAACTTCATTTATGAAGTGTTTTCAGAAGAAAATAAACAAAAAGTTGCCGAAATTTTAGGCGAAACGAAAGCGGCCATCCAAAGTTATATTGTAGGCTTATTGATCGAAACTTCTATTGTTGCAATAATGAACTCTGCCGCCTTGCTTATCCTTGGCGTACCAAATGCCATTTTAATTGGCGTTATCGGCGCGATATTAAACCTACTGCCCTACATTGGCGGCATTATAGCAATTGCCTTACCAGTGTTAATGGCTACTTTAACGAAGGATGGTTTTACTACCCAACTCTTAATTATAGGCGCTTATGCGCTGATCCAGTTTATTGATAATAATATTCTTGTACCACGCATTGTTTCGAGCAAAGTACAAATCAATGCGCTTATTTCTATCGTAATTGTATTGATGGGCGCTGCACTTTGGGGTATCCCCGGCATGTTCCTTTCTATTCCATTTATTGCGGTAATGAAAATCATCTTTGATCGTATTGACGGACTTAAACCCTGGGGTAAATTACTGGGAGATAATATCCCGACAGAGCATATGGGGCAGGTGAAAAGGTTTAGGAGAAAGAAAAAACTGGCTGCAGATTAA
- a CDS encoding alpha/beta hydrolase family protein, translating to MKNNFLITACLFLFSHVLSAAEVDTALTYSKSMNKNIKAVVIKPDSYKTGKKYPVVYLLHGAGGNYAEWVKKVPGIKNLADLYQFIVVCPDGNVTSWYFDSPVDPEWKYETYVAKELVSYVDEHYKTIAEKKGRAITGLSMGGHGALYLAIKHQDVYGAVGSMSGGVDIKPFPNGWNISKRLGPEDEFPERWKQNSVIDMIYRIKPGSLAIAIECGTEDFFYKMNVRLHDELLYHNIPHDFSTRPGVHNWDYWANAIKFQSLFLSNYFNTKP from the coding sequence ATGAAAAATAACTTTTTGATAACCGCCTGTTTGTTTTTGTTTAGCCATGTTTTAAGTGCTGCAGAGGTAGATACTGCTTTAACCTATAGCAAATCGATGAACAAAAATATTAAAGCTGTGGTAATTAAGCCCGATAGTTATAAAACCGGAAAAAAATATCCGGTGGTATATTTGCTACATGGCGCGGGGGGAAACTATGCAGAATGGGTTAAAAAAGTGCCTGGGATTAAAAACCTGGCCGATCTATATCAATTTATAGTGGTATGCCCTGATGGGAATGTAACGAGTTGGTATTTCGATAGTCCGGTAGACCCCGAATGGAAATACGAAACTTATGTGGCTAAAGAATTGGTGAGCTATGTTGACGAACATTATAAAACCATTGCTGAAAAAAAGGGCAGGGCCATAACGGGTTTGAGTATGGGCGGACACGGTGCGTTATACCTCGCAATTAAGCATCAGGATGTTTATGGTGCAGTGGGTAGCATGAGTGGTGGTGTAGATATTAAACCTTTTCCAAATGGATGGAATATTTCAAAAAGGTTAGGGCCAGAGGATGAATTTCCAGAGCGGTGGAAACAAAACAGCGTAATTGATATGATTTATCGTATTAAACCCGGATCGCTTGCTATTGCCATTGAATGTGGCACTGAAGATTTTTTCTATAAAATGAATGTACGTTTGCATGATGAACTTTTGTATCACAATATCCCTCACGATTTTAGCACCAGGCCCGGTGTGCACAATTGGGATTACTGGGCCAACGCTATTAAGTTTCAGTCTCTGTTTTTAAGCAATTATTTTAACACAAAACCTTAA
- a CDS encoding PleD family two-component system response regulator, producing the protein MKKILVVDDNEEILEVIELILKLEGYNISGLMDVSHFSKRINEFKPDLILLDVMLGAFDGRDLCNLLKSDQSTLHIPVIMISASHNLKDSKGNVCTPNDFIAKPFDVSNLINKINAQFAA; encoded by the coding sequence ATGAAAAAAATACTAGTGGTTGATGATAATGAGGAAATATTAGAGGTAATAGAATTGATTTTAAAGCTGGAAGGCTACAACATCAGTGGATTAATGGATGTAAGCCATTTTAGCAAACGGATCAACGAATTTAAACCTGATTTAATTCTGCTTGATGTGATGCTGGGCGCCTTCGATGGCAGAGATCTTTGCAATTTACTTAAATCAGATCAATCAACATTACACATACCAGTAATCATGATCTCGGCCAGTCATAATTTAAAAGATAGCAAAGGTAATGTTTGCACCCCTAACGATTTCATCGCTAAACCATTCGATGTCAGTAACCTGATTAATAAAATAAATGCACAATTTGCCGCCTAA